DNA sequence from the Tissierella sp. MB52-C2 genome:
TAGCAGGAAGTATTTCTAGATTAAAGCCATTTATAGGGCAACTTGGTACAACACCATCTAAAGCTATGCCAGACTCTCATAACGCAGGTGATTTTGGATCATTCTTAATAGATGCTCCCCATGAATATGCATTGACAGAGGAAGAATTGGCTAAACATAAAACTGATGGACATATGGACGTTAATAGAGTAAGAGAAGGTGCAGTTGTAATATGTCCTGTTAAAGTAAAAGGTGGGGGAGTATATGTAGGAGATGTCCACGCTATGCAAGGAGATGGTGAAATAGCTGGTCATACTTGCGATGTATCATCAGTGGTTACATTGAAAGTAAAAGTAATCAAAAATTTAAATATAGATGGCCCAATTATATTACCTGTAAAAGAGGATTTACCTTATCTAGCTAGACCAATTACTCCAGAAGAAATGAAAAAGGCAGAAAGAATGGCAGATATGTGGAAAATAAAAACTCTAGAAAAGACTGCACCTATTAGTTTTGTAGGTACAGGTACAAACTTAAACGAAGCTATTGACAATGGACTTAGCAGAGCTGCTGATCTTTTAGAGATAAGTGTACCTGAAGTTAAAAATAGAGCTACAATAACAGGTGGATTAGAAATTGGCAGATATCCAGGAACGGCAACAGTTACATTTTTAGCTCCGATGGAATTATTAGAAAAAGTAGGATTGTCTGACTTGGTTAAAGAACAATATAATCTATAGAATAAGTTCAATATGAAATAATATTAAAATTTATGGAATAACAACCATAAGAAAAAATACTCTTTTCTGGTAAAAGCAAAATATAGCTAAACTCAGAGAGGAGTATTTTTTAGTATTCTAAAGAGACAACCCTATCGTCTATTTAAGATCTCATTAGTAGCGTGTTTGGGTATGCCAATAGGTTCCACTATTATTTCTCCAGTATATTCTTTGCCTTTTAGTAATCCTTTTTTAATTAGATGAAAGGTAATAGTCTTATTTGCTTTAATAGATATGCCAAGAATTTCTCCTGTATTCCCATCTAATCCAGAGGGAATGTCAACTGAAAGAATATTATTTGAATAATCGTTGATTAAAGAAATCACTTCTCTAAATATACCTTCAATTTTTCGTGTTAATCCAATTCCAAATATTGAGTCTATAGTTAAATAATTCTTCATTAGAGAATT
Encoded proteins:
- a CDS encoding acetamidase/formamidase family protein, which encodes MLREYVFVNEFTNGILDPNKEMLGPVKDGGLIVANTAPGCWGPMITPALRGGHEVTKPVYVENAEVGDAIAIYIKSVTVTSTVASSGNESTVPENFVGDPFVAGRCPKCERLYPETKLVGIGYTAVHCANCGEEIAPFQFTNGYTMAFNEDKTVGVTLTKEMAEEVAGEAKSYMATPDNSIQNPILTFAPHDIAGSISRLKPFIGQLGTTPSKAMPDSHNAGDFGSFLIDAPHEYALTEEELAKHKTDGHMDVNRVREGAVVICPVKVKGGGVYVGDVHAMQGDGEIAGHTCDVSSVVTLKVKVIKNLNIDGPIILPVKEDLPYLARPITPEEMKKAERMADMWKIKTLEKTAPISFVGTGTNLNEAIDNGLSRAADLLEISVPEVKNRATITGGLEIGRYPGTATVTFLAPMELLEKVGLSDLVKEQYNL